In Apium graveolens cultivar Ventura chromosome 10, ASM990537v1, whole genome shotgun sequence, the following are encoded in one genomic region:
- the LOC141692185 gene encoding uncharacterized protein LOC141692185, giving the protein MKFQKVCVQGSIYQNHGLVDGFNLDHAKHFSQQSGVQTGVFVEGSQNSSDHANLASTIMSHIGSPGSAFFATERYMGLPCYDYPENNPNLCPEITNQIPCLQQSVGETLYVDQSSLEQAKTGFASFESATKAGSCISEKSYSERDRIMQLKRKLFEDNYDTPEKRQASVPCDGDSGISLSHNSYGYQVTNMGQSAGASGNAAVPSASAANSCKTRIRWSQDLHDQFVECVNRLGGSEKATPKAILRLMESDVLTIYHVKVICRFQLYHKNFVLNYI; this is encoded by the exons ATGAAATTCCAGAAGGTTTGTGTTCAGGGAAGTATTTATCAGAATCATGGATTGGTAGATGGTTTTAATTTGGATCATGCAAAGCATTTTTCGCAACAGAGTGGTGTTCAGACTGGAGTTTTTGTAGAAGGGTCACAAAATAGCAGTGATCATGCTAATTTAGCAAGCACCATAATGAGTCATATTGGTTCACCAGGATCTGCCTTTTTTGCAACTGAAAGATACATGGGCTTGCCTTGTTATGATTATCCGGAAAATAATCCTAATTTATGCCCTGAAATAACAAACCAGATACCTTGTTTGCAGCAATCTGTTGGTGAAACTTTGTATGTTGATCAATCATCATTGGAGCAAGCCAAGACAGGCTTTGCATCTTTTGAGTCAGCTACAAAAGCTGGCTCTTGCATTTCTGAGAAATCTTACTCGGAGAGAGACCGGATTATGCAGCTTAAAAGAAAGTTGTTTGAAGATAATTATGATACTCCTGAGAAGAGGCAAGCATCAGTTCCTTGTGATGGAGATAGTGGTATTTCT CTCTCACACAATTCATATGGATATCAAGTTACAAATATGGGGCAATCTGCAGGAGCTAGTGGTAATGCTGCAGTTCCTTCTGCTTCAGCTGCTAATTCATGTAAAACGCGCATAAGATGGAGTCAAGATCTCCATGATCAGTTTGTTGAGTGCGTAAATCGTCTTGGTGGATCTGAAA AGGCAACACCAAAGGCAATATTAAGATTGATGGAATCTGATGTATTGACAATCTATCATGTAAAAGTCATTTGCAGGTTCCAACTTTATCATAAAAACTTTGTTTTAAACTATATTTGA